Below is a genomic region from Maridesulfovibrio ferrireducens.
TACCAAAGCTTTTTTCTGTATCAATAACCATCATGTGATTATCAGTGCCACCCGTGACGAGGCTTACTCCTGATTCTGTGAGTTCAGTCGCAAGCGTTTTTGCATTATTAAGGATTTGCAATCCGTATTTGTGAAAATCAAGTTCCGCTGCTTTTTTTAAAGCGATAGCTATACCGGCAATCGTGTTCATATGCGGGCCGCCTTGTAAGCCGGGGAAAACGGCCTTGTCGATCTTCGGAGCAAATTCTTTTTTACATAAAATGATTCCGCCGCGCGGACCTCTGAGCGATTTGTGGGAAGTGGTTGTGACTATGTCGAAACCGAAATCAAAAGGGTTCAGCATAACATCTGCTGCAACCAGTCCTCCATAATGCGAGGCGTCTGTCATTGTTATGGCACCGACTTCATCCGCGATTCGTTTGAATGATGCATAATCAAGATCTCGCGGATACGAAGTGTAACCGCATAGAATCATTTTAGGTTTATGCTTTAGAGCTGTCTTGCGGAGTTCGTCGAAATCAATGTTTCCATCGACAGGATCAGTTTTATAGCGGATAAAATTGAACAATTTACCCATAAAGGAAACAGGCGCACCGTGAGTCAGGTGCCCGCCATGGGAAAGGTCCATTGCCAGAATGGTGTCGCCGGGTTCGAGAAGGCCGAGGTATACAGCCTGATTCATGGGCGAACCGGAGAGCGGCTGCACATTAGCGTGTTCGCATCTGAAAACTTCTTTAGCTCTTTCGCGGGCAATATTCTCGATTTTGTCGGTAAATTCTTGACCGCCGTAATAACGTTTACCGGGATAACCCTCAGAATATTTGTTGGTAAAAACACTGCCTAATGCACAAAGAACTTCGGGATAAGTATAGTTTTCGGAAGGAATAAGTTCGATGCCGACTCGCTGTCTGCGTTCTTCACCCTCGAGGGCGGAAAAAATGTCGGGGTCTGATTTTTTGAGAAGGGCACGGTAAGAATTCATGGGCAACTCCTTTGTTTGTTCCCTCGTTAAAGGGAAAGGATGCACGTCGTATGACGTGGCCCAGGCGAGCGGCAGAAAGCTGATTCCGTGTTTCCTCGTGGTTTATTCCACTTAAGATCGCCAGTTGCACGGAATGATATAATTAAACAGCAGGCTTAAAAACTATCAACAGAATTTTATCCTGTAAACAATTTTTAAGCCTGCAATTTATTATGCTTCGCCTAATTTGTATCTGATGCGTAAAACGCCATCTTCAAAACTGTGTGAAACCATCTTGAATTCACCAATTTCGCTGGTGTTATCAACATGTTCACCAATGCAAGGGCAGGTGTCAAAATCGCCGATTTTAATAACTCTTACGCCGTCTACTCCGTCAGGGAGTCTTTCCAGATTATATTTTTCTTCAGCTTCTTCAAGGGTGATCAGATCGTCGGTGACAGGAAGTTTAGCAGAAATTGCTGCATTAACAGTCATTTCAATTTCTCTAGCTTCTTCGTCAGTCATGCCGCGTTTGTATTTATAGTCGCATTTAGATTTTTTCTTATTAATATGTGCGCTGAAACAACGACCGCAGTTGAATTTGCGATCCATTGCTGAATTCAGCATATGCTCCGCAGAGTGCATTCTTGGCTGATAGTCTTTTGCCATGATAAAATCCTTCTACTAACTAGCTGTTAGTTTGTACTTTTTATGTGATGAGTAATTATTCATTAATGATGAGGATATAAAGCAAGTGTGATTGTTTTGCTTTCACCGGATATTCAACAGGTAGGCATAGTATTTAAAATAGGGAAGTATTACAAGTTGAATTATTTTTATTTTTTAAATGAGATTCGCGTGGGGGCAGAAGGCTGGGTAAAGAGAAATTGGAGGCGCTGACAGCGTGTGCGCCTCCGTATTCTCTTTTACAGGGAGGAAGAAAACAGATCTTCTGCAATGTTTATGGGCATTACAGAGGGAGGTAGAACCCGTCTCTTCATGTTCATTTAAGGGGATGCCCTTTTAGAAATATAAAATCTTATTAAAATGACTGAGTTTGTTCGATAGAAGGAATCTGTATGTTCGAACTAAGAAGAGGTGTATACGAATTTGAAAAAGGTGTCAAAAGAAAGATAATAATAAAATTAAGATGTACTCTTGAAATAATCAACAAGTGCCTTACTAAGCCCAT
It encodes:
- the glyA gene encoding serine hydroxymethyltransferase, encoding MNSYRALLKKSDPDIFSALEGEERRQRVGIELIPSENYTYPEVLCALGSVFTNKYSEGYPGKRYYGGQEFTDKIENIARERAKEVFRCEHANVQPLSGSPMNQAVYLGLLEPGDTILAMDLSHGGHLTHGAPVSFMGKLFNFIRYKTDPVDGNIDFDELRKTALKHKPKMILCGYTSYPRDLDYASFKRIADEVGAITMTDASHYGGLVAADVMLNPFDFGFDIVTTTSHKSLRGPRGGIILCKKEFAPKIDKAVFPGLQGGPHMNTIAGIAIALKKAAELDFHKYGLQILNNAKTLATELTESGVSLVTGGTDNHMMVIDTEKSFGINGKVAEELLDSVSITTNKQIIPDDPNPPLKPSGIRIGTPAATTRGMKEKDMVQLAGWMIKTLKNPDKLELARHTKHEIESFCSKFPVPGI